The Planococcus liqunii genome includes a region encoding these proteins:
- a CDS encoding M16 family metallopeptidase, protein MVTTHVCSNGLRIVSESIPHFRSVAVGVFVKAGSRDELPAENGMTHFIEHLLFKGTETRTAKQIAREFDRIGGDINAYTSKEYTCYYAKVLDQHAEHAVEVLADMFFHSKLDQAEIDKERQVVIEEISMTEDMPDDDVHEQLWKVMYPHHSMGAPILGTVHTLKSFTKDKIERFMERHYTPENTVISVAGNITPQLIELIEQLFGSFQRKSHEKQYQFPGFTAGHSLKHKETEQGHLCLGYPGLSIKDENIYNFVILNNIIGGSMSSRLFQEIREERGLAYSIYSYHSAYSDHGALAIYGGTSNEQMPELQEVIVSSLLDMQKNGLTLEEVTDSKEQMKGNIMLGLESTSARMSRNGKNELLLEKHQPYDEVLRLIDQVSIEKVTSLMELLAGDPAISIIRSK, encoded by the coding sequence TTGGTTACTACACATGTATGCAGCAACGGACTTCGAATTGTTTCCGAATCGATACCGCATTTTCGTTCTGTTGCAGTAGGTGTATTTGTAAAAGCGGGTTCACGCGATGAGCTGCCGGCAGAAAATGGCATGACGCATTTTATCGAACACCTGCTGTTTAAAGGCACAGAAACACGGACCGCCAAGCAAATTGCGCGGGAATTCGACCGGATCGGCGGGGACATCAACGCTTATACGTCAAAGGAATATACCTGCTATTACGCCAAGGTGCTGGACCAGCATGCGGAACACGCCGTCGAAGTTCTGGCCGATATGTTCTTCCACTCAAAATTGGACCAGGCTGAAATCGACAAGGAACGCCAAGTGGTCATTGAAGAAATCAGCATGACGGAAGATATGCCGGACGATGACGTCCATGAACAATTATGGAAAGTGATGTATCCGCATCATTCCATGGGAGCTCCGATTTTGGGGACCGTCCATACATTGAAGAGTTTTACTAAAGACAAAATTGAACGCTTTATGGAACGGCATTACACGCCGGAAAATACCGTGATTTCGGTTGCCGGGAACATCACGCCTCAATTGATTGAATTGATCGAGCAGCTGTTTGGTTCATTCCAGCGGAAAAGCCATGAAAAGCAGTACCAGTTCCCCGGCTTTACAGCGGGCCATTCGTTAAAGCATAAAGAAACTGAACAAGGGCATCTTTGCTTAGGATATCCGGGCTTGTCCATAAAAGACGAAAACATCTACAATTTTGTAATCTTGAACAATATCATCGGAGGGTCCATGTCATCCCGCCTGTTCCAGGAAATTCGGGAAGAGCGTGGATTGGCATATTCAATTTACTCCTACCATTCGGCCTATTCCGACCACGGTGCACTTGCTATTTACGGCGGAACATCCAATGAGCAAATGCCTGAACTTCAGGAAGTCATCGTTTCTTCACTGCTCGACATGCAGAAAAATGGTCTGACTTTGGAAGAAGTGACTGATTCAAAAGAGCAGATGAAAGGCAATATTATGCTCGGGCTTGAGAGCACGAGTGCCCGCATGAGCCGCAACGGGAAAAATGAATTGCTGTTGGAAAAGCATCAGCCATATGATGAAGTGCTCCGTTTAATCGATCAAGTATCCATTGAAAAAGTGACTTCTCTGATGGAATTGTTAGCAGGAGACCCAGCAATTTCCATTATCCGTTCGAAGTAA
- a CDS encoding DUF503 domain-containing protein — MIVYMECEFFIPVAHSLKEKRSVLKSMLTRTKQKFNVSAAEVDHQNVWQRTRIAFVTVSSSKEMADKEMAQVLQYLESNPAWECLEVQQEYL, encoded by the coding sequence ATGATCGTATATATGGAATGTGAATTCTTCATTCCGGTTGCGCATTCATTGAAAGAAAAACGGTCAGTATTAAAAAGCATGCTGACCCGAACCAAACAGAAATTCAACGTTTCAGCTGCGGAAGTTGATCACCAGAATGTATGGCAACGGACCCGCATCGCCTTTGTTACCGTTTCTTCCTCAAAAGAGATGGCGGATAAGGAAATGGCGCAAGTATTGCAATACTTGGAAAGCAACCCCGCCTGGGAATGCCTTGAAGTTCAACAAGAATATTTGTAA
- a CDS encoding aspartate-semialdehyde dehydrogenase, producing MGATGAVGQQMKEQLEKRNFPINQIVFLASSRSAGQEIEFKGETYTVQEAKPESFEGIDIALFSAGGSISEKFAPEAVKRGAVVIDNTSAFRMDKEVPLVVPEVNPADIAQHKGIIANPNCSTIQMVCALQPLKEQFGLNKIVVSTYQAVSGAGINAINELKDQAADFDNAPNADAKVLPVKSAERHYPIAFNAIPQIDQFTENGYTFEEMKMINETKKIMHDDTLSVAATCVRLPVVTGHSESVYIELEAAPTLEEVKQVIAAAPGVELMDDPANQVYPMPLMAAGLDEVFVGRIRQDLDNPQGFHLWIVSDNLIKGASLNSVQIAESMIEQGIV from the coding sequence ATGGGAGCAACGGGTGCAGTAGGACAACAAATGAAAGAGCAGCTTGAGAAAAGAAACTTTCCAATCAATCAAATAGTTTTTCTGGCGTCGAGCCGTTCAGCGGGGCAGGAAATTGAATTTAAAGGGGAAACCTATACCGTCCAAGAAGCAAAGCCGGAATCGTTTGAAGGCATTGATATTGCGTTGTTCAGCGCAGGCGGCAGCATTTCGGAGAAATTTGCGCCAGAAGCGGTTAAACGTGGGGCCGTTGTCATCGACAATACGAGCGCATTTCGGATGGACAAAGAAGTGCCGCTTGTCGTACCGGAAGTCAATCCGGCCGATATCGCACAGCATAAAGGAATCATCGCCAACCCGAACTGTTCAACGATACAAATGGTTTGCGCTTTGCAGCCGCTAAAAGAACAGTTTGGCCTAAATAAAATCGTCGTTTCCACGTATCAGGCGGTATCGGGCGCCGGCATCAATGCCATCAACGAATTAAAGGATCAGGCAGCAGACTTTGACAATGCACCGAATGCAGATGCGAAAGTGCTGCCGGTGAAGTCCGCTGAACGCCATTACCCGATCGCTTTTAATGCAATTCCGCAAATTGATCAATTTACCGAAAACGGCTATACGTTCGAGGAAATGAAAATGATCAATGAAACCAAGAAAATCATGCACGACGATACTTTATCCGTCGCAGCGACATGCGTGCGCCTTCCGGTCGTCACAGGCCATTCGGAGTCGGTTTATATCGAACTGGAAGCTGCACCAACCCTTGAGGAAGTCAAGCAGGTAATTGCTGCAGCTCCGGGTGTGGAATTGATGGACGACCCAGCAAACCAGGTTTATCCGATGCCGCTGATGGCGGCAGGGCTTGATGAAGTTTTTGTCGGCCGGATCCGCCAGGACTTGGATAATCCACAGGGATTCCATCTGTGGATCGTTTCAGATAACTTGATCAAAGGCGCATCACTAAATTCGGTTCAAATCGCTGAATCGATGATTGAACAAGGCATTGTCTGA
- the pnp gene encoding polyribonucleotide nucleotidyltransferase — translation MEQTKKVYTFDWAGRELQVEVGQLAKQANGAALIRYGDTAVLSTATASKTPKNTDFFPLTVNYEERLYAVGKIPGGFIKREGRPSEKATLTSRLIDRPIRPLFPDGFRNEVQVISMVMSVDQDCPSEMAAMFGSSLSLMISDIPFGGPIAGVIVGMIDGEYIINPTNDQLEKSSMNLTVAGTKDAINMVEAGAKEVSEEAILEAIMFGHEEIKRLIAFQEQIAEEVGKEKTAIQLYELDPTLTEAIKALSEDDMNAAVQTAEKMARNEAIAAVKDRVMESYAEADEDVKKQVGQILDKMVKDEVRRLITDEKVRPDGRTPSEIRPLSSEVGILNRTHGSGLFTRGQTQAMSICTLGALGDVQIIDGLGIEDTKRFMHHYNFPLFSVGETGFLRGPGRREIGHGALGERALEAVIPDEKEFPYTIRLVAEVLESNGSTSQASICASTLAMMDAGVPLKAPVAGIAMGLVKKGENYTVLSDIQGMEDHLGDMDFKVAGTAKGITALQMDIKIDGLSREILEEALTQAQIGRIHILESMIATISEPREQLSKFAPKIIMVKINPDKIRDVIGPGGKVINKIIDETGVKIDTEQDGTIFISSVDQEMNAKAKAMIENIVREAKVGEYYEGKVKRIEKFGAFVELFPGKDGLLHISEIQEERTKEVEDVLKLDDVVKVKVIEIDRQGRVNLSRKVVLKEEKEATEQANQ, via the coding sequence ATGGAGCAAACGAAAAAAGTTTATACATTTGATTGGGCAGGCCGCGAATTACAGGTTGAAGTTGGCCAATTAGCGAAACAAGCCAACGGCGCAGCGTTGATCCGTTACGGCGATACGGCAGTATTGTCTACGGCTACTGCATCTAAAACTCCAAAAAATACCGATTTCTTCCCGCTCACAGTAAACTATGAAGAGCGTTTATATGCAGTCGGCAAAATTCCAGGAGGTTTTATTAAACGGGAAGGCCGCCCTTCTGAAAAAGCGACTTTGACAAGCCGTTTGATTGACCGTCCGATCCGTCCGTTGTTCCCTGACGGCTTCCGCAACGAAGTTCAGGTCATTTCAATGGTTATGTCTGTAGATCAGGATTGCCCTTCTGAAATGGCAGCAATGTTCGGATCATCTCTTTCATTGATGATCTCTGATATTCCATTTGGCGGCCCTATTGCCGGTGTCATCGTCGGCATGATCGACGGAGAGTACATCATCAACCCGACAAACGACCAGCTGGAGAAAAGTTCCATGAACTTGACCGTTGCCGGTACGAAAGATGCGATCAATATGGTGGAAGCTGGAGCGAAAGAAGTTTCAGAAGAAGCGATTCTTGAAGCCATCATGTTCGGCCACGAAGAAATCAAGCGATTGATTGCTTTCCAGGAACAAATTGCAGAAGAAGTCGGCAAAGAAAAAACGGCTATTCAACTGTATGAATTAGATCCAACTTTAACAGAAGCGATCAAAGCGCTTTCTGAAGACGATATGAATGCGGCAGTGCAAACAGCTGAAAAAATGGCGCGCAACGAAGCAATTGCAGCCGTTAAAGACCGTGTCATGGAATCATACGCTGAAGCGGATGAAGACGTGAAAAAACAAGTGGGCCAAATCCTAGATAAAATGGTTAAAGACGAAGTCCGCCGTTTGATCACGGATGAAAAAGTCCGTCCGGATGGCCGTACACCTTCAGAAATTCGCCCATTGTCTTCTGAAGTCGGCATTTTAAACCGCACACACGGCTCTGGTTTGTTTACGCGCGGCCAAACGCAGGCAATGAGCATTTGTACGCTTGGCGCACTCGGCGATGTTCAAATTATTGACGGCCTTGGAATCGAAGATACAAAACGCTTTATGCACCATTACAACTTCCCACTGTTCTCAGTAGGGGAAACGGGATTCCTTCGCGGACCGGGACGCCGTGAAATCGGCCATGGTGCGCTTGGTGAACGGGCGCTTGAAGCTGTTATTCCGGATGAAAAAGAATTCCCTTACACAATCCGCCTGGTTGCAGAAGTTCTGGAATCCAACGGATCCACTTCCCAAGCAAGTATTTGTGCATCAACGCTTGCAATGATGGATGCCGGAGTACCGCTTAAAGCGCCAGTAGCCGGAATTGCGATGGGCTTGGTTAAAAAAGGCGAAAACTATACAGTTCTTTCAGATATTCAAGGCATGGAAGATCACCTTGGCGATATGGACTTTAAAGTAGCAGGTACTGCCAAAGGCATTACAGCTCTTCAAATGGACATCAAGATTGACGGATTGTCGCGTGAAATTCTGGAAGAAGCATTGACGCAAGCCCAGATTGGAAGAATCCACATCCTGGAATCGATGATTGCGACCATTTCAGAACCACGGGAACAGCTGTCTAAATTTGCTCCAAAAATCATCATGGTTAAGATCAACCCGGATAAGATCCGCGACGTTATCGGACCTGGCGGCAAAGTGATCAACAAAATCATCGATGAAACAGGCGTTAAAATCGATACAGAACAAGACGGCACCATCTTCATTTCTTCAGTTGACCAGGAAATGAACGCTAAAGCGAAAGCGATGATCGAAAACATTGTCCGCGAAGCGAAAGTGGGCGAATACTACGAAGGCAAAGTGAAACGCATTGAGAAATTCGGTGCTTTTGTGGAGCTATTCCCTGGCAAAGACGGTCTTCTCCATATTTCCGAAATCCAGGAAGAACGGACAAAAGAAGTGGAAGATGTCTTGAAATTGGATGATGTAGTCAAAGTCAAAGTCATTGAAATTGACCGCCAAGGCCGTGTAAACCTTTCACGCAAAGTGGTTTTAAAAGAAGAAAAAGAAGCAACTGAACAAGCAAATCAATAA
- the truB gene encoding tRNA pseudouridine(55) synthase TruB: MAMNGVLPLWKEKGMTSHDCVFKLRKILKTKKVGHTGTLDPDVDGVLPICIGTATKVAEYITDQGKTYEAEVTIGYSTETEDASGAIVDADESEKHLNRNDLMEALESFTGEIKQIPPMYSAVKVNGKKLYEYARQGIQVERPERIVRIDSIELLDEQAEWSGKELKFSIRIKCGKGTYIRTLAVQIGEALGYPAHMSKLTRTESGKFTAKDCVTLAEVAELAQNGDISSVLKPLSYGLSNFPFAEIDQKDIFAIKNGQVLDKHPLLEAENFLVLTVDGQPLALYKKHPERADKMKPEKMFGIPSIDEV, from the coding sequence ATGGCAATGAATGGTGTGCTGCCTTTATGGAAAGAAAAAGGGATGACTTCCCATGATTGTGTATTCAAACTGAGAAAAATTCTGAAAACCAAAAAAGTCGGCCATACCGGTACACTTGATCCGGACGTGGACGGCGTGCTGCCGATCTGCATCGGAACAGCGACCAAAGTGGCGGAATACATTACAGACCAAGGCAAGACCTATGAAGCTGAAGTGACCATTGGCTATTCTACTGAAACGGAAGACGCGAGCGGTGCAATTGTTGATGCCGATGAGTCCGAGAAACACCTGAATAGAAATGATCTGATGGAAGCGCTCGAAAGCTTTACGGGTGAAATCAAACAAATCCCGCCGATGTATTCGGCAGTAAAAGTAAATGGGAAAAAGTTGTATGAGTATGCCCGCCAAGGCATTCAAGTGGAACGCCCTGAGCGCATCGTGCGGATCGATTCGATTGAACTGCTGGATGAACAAGCGGAATGGAGCGGCAAAGAGCTGAAATTCTCCATCCGTATTAAGTGTGGAAAAGGAACTTACATCCGGACATTAGCCGTCCAAATCGGCGAAGCGCTCGGCTATCCTGCGCATATGTCGAAATTGACGCGGACCGAATCAGGGAAATTTACGGCAAAAGACTGCGTAACACTTGCCGAAGTGGCCGAACTTGCTCAAAATGGAGATATCAGCTCTGTTTTAAAGCCGCTTAGCTACGGGTTAAGCAATTTTCCGTTTGCCGAAATTGATCAGAAAGACATCTTTGCCATCAAGAATGGCCAAGTTCTGGATAAGCACCCATTGCTGGAGGCGGAGAACTTTCTCGTATTGACGGTCGATGGACAGCCATTGGCGCTTTATAAAAAGCATCCTGAGCGAGCGGATAAAATGAAGCCTGAAAAAATGTTCGGAATCCCGAGTATCGACGAGGTGTAA
- a CDS encoding bifunctional riboflavin kinase/FAD synthetase, whose amino-acid sequence MEIIHLSYPNHIKPEKELGPISLALGFFDGVHKGHQRVIGEAIAQAEKRQVKSAVMTFDPHPSLVLGGRKEEVFYITPMQQKLEILESMGLDVCFVVRFTSDFAQLTPEQFIETFIKELNVVHVAAGFDFSFGSKGKGNMKVMEEAGQGQFSVTTIEKQVDSAEKISSTRIRSLLKSGDVGEVCRLLNRPFRISGTVVNGDKRGRTIGFPTANVEPEIGSYVPGRGVYAVRIWVQGIEYNGVCNVGYKPTFNNPDVKKQTVEVYILEFDKTIYGEMVDVDWYRRIRDEQKFSGIDELKMQIQRDKETAIQFFKSLN is encoded by the coding sequence ATGGAAATCATTCATTTAAGCTACCCCAACCACATCAAACCGGAAAAAGAGCTTGGGCCCATTTCCTTGGCGCTCGGTTTTTTTGACGGTGTACATAAAGGGCATCAGCGGGTCATCGGTGAAGCGATCGCTCAAGCGGAAAAACGCCAAGTGAAATCCGCTGTTATGACATTCGATCCTCATCCGTCTCTTGTGCTTGGCGGAAGAAAAGAAGAGGTTTTTTACATTACGCCGATGCAGCAGAAATTGGAGATTCTGGAAAGCATGGGGCTGGATGTTTGTTTTGTGGTCCGTTTCACTTCTGATTTTGCCCAGTTGACGCCGGAGCAGTTTATTGAAACGTTTATTAAAGAATTGAACGTTGTTCACGTTGCTGCTGGATTTGATTTTTCCTTCGGCTCCAAAGGAAAAGGCAATATGAAGGTGATGGAAGAAGCCGGCCAAGGCCAATTCAGTGTGACCACGATTGAAAAGCAAGTCGACTCAGCAGAGAAAATCAGTTCAACGCGAATCCGCAGTTTGTTGAAAAGCGGAGATGTGGGGGAAGTTTGCCGTCTGTTGAACCGGCCATTCCGGATTTCGGGAACTGTCGTAAACGGCGACAAGCGGGGCAGAACAATCGGTTTTCCAACGGCCAACGTTGAACCGGAAATCGGATCGTACGTGCCGGGCCGCGGCGTTTATGCAGTAAGGATCTGGGTGCAGGGAATCGAATATAACGGTGTCTGCAATGTCGGTTACAAACCGACGTTCAACAATCCGGATGTGAAAAAGCAGACGGTGGAAGTCTACATTCTGGAATTCGACAAAACGATCTACGGCGAAATGGTGGATGTGGATTGGTACCGGCGAATCCGGGATGAACAGAAATTTTCCGGCATTGACGAACTGAAAATGCAGATTCAGCGGGACAAGGAAACAGCAATCCAGTTTTTCAAAAGCTTAAACTAA
- the rbfA gene encoding 30S ribosome-binding factor RbfA, whose translation MTMRSNRVGEQMKKELSEIISRKLKDPRIGFVTVTDVEVTGDLQQATVYISVLGDEKVKEQTLLGLSKSKGFIRSEIGQRIRLRKTPELSFEFDSSIAYGNRIDSLLRDIQEPKENQ comes from the coding sequence ATGACGATGCGTTCAAATCGTGTAGGCGAGCAAATGAAGAAAGAACTTAGCGAAATCATCAGCCGCAAACTGAAAGATCCAAGAATCGGCTTTGTCACTGTGACAGATGTCGAAGTAACAGGCGATCTTCAGCAGGCTACTGTCTACATCAGTGTGCTGGGTGATGAAAAAGTGAAAGAACAGACTTTGCTCGGGTTGTCGAAGTCAAAAGGGTTTATCCGTTCCGAAATCGGACAACGGATCCGTTTGCGCAAGACGCCGGAATTGTCGTTTGAATTTGATTCATCTATCGCATACGGTAATCGAATTGATTCATTACTCCGTGACATTCAAGAACCAAAAGAAAACCAGTAA
- a CDS encoding ribonuclease J has product MSKIKNELIRVIPLGGVGEIGKAMYVIEIDEDLFVVDSGLMFPEDEMLGIDIVIPDISFLEENKDRVKGIFLTHGHEDAIGSIAYLLKKIQAPVYGSKLTIALAKEHIKEQGSLKHVKFFEVTNKSRMNFDKTHVTFFHTTHSIPDALGIVFHTSEGAIVHTGEFKFDQSAKGSYKPDIAKMAKLGEDGVLILLSDSTEAERPGHTTPETVVSDHLLSAFLAAEGRILVSLYSSNFIRIQQVFDNAKATGKKVAVVGKSLESSYEVGLRLGYLAVDEETVISIKELEQYRDEEVVIIVTGNQGEPLEALDKMVRKQHKDVKIKDTDTVMITFTPSPGMEVQMFQTMNKLAKAGANVLTSSKKVHVSGHGSQEDLKMMLNMMKPKYFIPIQGEYKMLIAHSKLAQQIGMHKSDIFIADKGDIVEYKGGKVRMSGRVTAGNVLIDGIGIGDVGNIVLRDRKLLSQDGIFIVVVTLNRKEKKIASGPEMISRGFVYVRESEQLMEESTQLVRKIVEKYVVKDAFEWNNIKQEIRDTLNSYLFQQTKRRPMIIPIIMEY; this is encoded by the coding sequence TTGAGTAAAATAAAAAACGAATTAATTAGAGTAATCCCGCTTGGCGGAGTCGGCGAAATCGGTAAAGCGATGTACGTCATTGAAATTGATGAAGATTTATTTGTAGTGGACAGCGGGTTGATGTTCCCGGAAGATGAAATGCTGGGCATTGACATTGTCATTCCGGATATCTCTTTCCTGGAAGAAAACAAAGACCGGGTGAAGGGGATTTTCCTGACGCACGGCCATGAAGACGCGATTGGCTCGATTGCTTACTTATTGAAGAAAATCCAGGCACCCGTCTACGGCTCGAAGCTGACGATTGCCTTGGCGAAAGAACACATCAAAGAACAGGGTTCATTGAAGCATGTGAAGTTTTTTGAAGTAACGAACAAAAGCCGCATGAACTTTGACAAAACGCATGTGACGTTTTTCCATACAACGCACAGCATTCCGGATGCGCTTGGAATTGTCTTCCACACATCGGAAGGCGCAATTGTCCACACGGGAGAATTCAAATTCGATCAGTCGGCAAAAGGAAGCTATAAGCCGGATATCGCCAAAATGGCGAAATTGGGCGAAGATGGCGTTTTAATCTTGTTGTCCGATTCAACTGAAGCGGAACGCCCAGGGCACACAACACCTGAAACGGTCGTTTCCGATCACTTGTTGTCAGCATTTTTAGCGGCTGAAGGCCGTATTCTAGTATCGCTGTATTCATCCAACTTTATCCGGATCCAGCAAGTATTTGATAATGCCAAAGCTACAGGCAAAAAAGTGGCAGTCGTAGGGAAAAGCCTGGAGAGCAGCTACGAAGTCGGCTTGCGCCTCGGCTACTTGGCAGTCGATGAAGAAACTGTCATCTCCATCAAAGAGCTGGAACAGTACCGCGATGAAGAAGTCGTCATCATTGTAACAGGCAACCAGGGGGAACCTTTAGAAGCACTGGACAAAATGGTGCGCAAACAGCACAAAGATGTAAAAATCAAAGACACGGACACGGTGATGATCACGTTCACTCCGTCTCCGGGCATGGAAGTCCAAATGTTCCAGACGATGAACAAACTGGCGAAAGCCGGAGCCAATGTGTTGACTTCCAGCAAAAAAGTCCACGTTTCCGGACATGGCAGCCAGGAAGACTTGAAAATGATGCTGAATATGATGAAGCCCAAATACTTCATCCCGATCCAAGGCGAATACAAAATGCTGATTGCCCATTCCAAATTGGCTCAGCAAATCGGTATGCACAAATCTGATATCTTTATCGCTGATAAAGGGGATATTGTGGAATACAAAGGCGGAAAAGTCCGCATGAGCGGCCGGGTGACTGCTGGGAATGTCTTGATTGACGGCATCGGCATCGGCGACGTTGGCAACATTGTCCTTCGCGACCGGAAACTCCTGTCTCAGGACGGCATCTTTATCGTGGTTGTTACGCTGAACCGCAAAGAGAAGAAAATTGCTTCCGGACCGGAAATGATTTCACGCGGATTTGTATATGTCCGCGAATCCGAGCAGCTAATGGAAGAGTCCACTCAATTGGTTCGCAAAATTGTCGAAAAATACGTAGTAAAAGACGCTTTTGAATGGAATAATATCAAACAGGAAATTCGGGACACGTTGAATTCTTATTTATTCCAGCAAACAAAACGACGTCCGATGATTATTCCAATTATCATGGAATACTAA
- the rpsO gene encoding 30S ribosomal protein S15, protein MAITQERKNELINEYKVHDTDTGSADIQIAILTEDINNLNEHLRTHKKDHHSRRGLFKMVGRRRNLLKYLRENDVQRYRELIAKLGLRR, encoded by the coding sequence ATGGCAATCACTCAAGAACGTAAAAATGAATTGATCAATGAATACAAAGTGCATGACACAGATACTGGGTCTGCAGATATTCAAATCGCCATTCTTACAGAAGACATCAACAACTTAAATGAGCACTTGCGTACTCATAAAAAAGATCACCACTCACGTCGTGGTCTATTCAAAATGGTTGGACGCCGTCGTAACTTGCTGAAATACTTGCGCGAAAACGATGTACAACGTTACCGCGAGTTAATCGCAAAACTTGGCCTACGCCGATAA